The following nucleotide sequence is from Chloroflexota bacterium.
ATCCGCAACCGCTGGCGCTACCGGCTTAGAAACAACCCGGAAGTGGATTCAGACTGGTTGAGATCCCTGGTCCCAGACGACCTGACACAGGCGGGCATCGTTGAAAAGGTGCTGGTGGTGACCACCCTGGGCCGGACCTTCGCGACGGAGCAGGACTTGGCCGCGTTTCTCGAAGCACAGGATTGGTTGCCACGGAACAGGTACGGCCATACACCGCTCCCTTCCTGGCTGGCCCGGAATCTGGTACAGCTCCTGCCGGCCGATCCGGCCGACGCAGACGAGCGGGGGATATTGGCGCCCATTCGGCCGGACCCTCTGGCGGACTTCGTGTTGGCCAGGCGGCTGCAGGAGCAGCCGGAGCTGCTGGATCGGGCGTTGCCCACGGTCGCGGAGGTAGCCGTGCATCCGGCCGAGGCCGCCCAGGTCGTGTCGCGAGCCTTAGACGCGCTCGTGCATCTACACGATCCATATCCCACCGTGGCCCAGGCCGGGCTGAGGCAGGTACAGGCTTATCTGGACCGTATCCTGGGAGAATCCGACCTGAGCCCGGAAGCCGCTTGGAGATTTCTCTACACCCTGGAGAGCGAACTTCCCTATCCAGATCGCACGGTTCTCCGGCGACCCCTGGTGGCCGGGGTCCACCAGGCACTATTACAACGAACGCCCGAGGGGGCTGGAGAGGAACGAGCCCGGCTTCTGAACAACCTCTCTGGAGCCCTCTCCGAGCTGGGGCGGCGGCAGGAGGCCCTGCAGGTCACCCAGGAGGCCGTGAAGCACTACCGGAAGCTGGCCGACCGCAACCCCGACGCCTTCCTCCCCAACCTGGCCGGGAGCCTCAACAACCTGGGCATGATCCTCTCCGCGCTGGGGCGGTGGCAGGAGGCCCTGCAGGTCACCCAGGAGGCCGTGAAGCACTACCGGAAGCTGGCAGACCACAACCGTGACGCCTTCCTCCCCAACCTGGCCACAAGCCTCAACAACCTGGGCAATATCCTCTCCGAGCTGGGGCGGCGGCAGGAGGCCCTGCAGGCGACGCAGGAGGCGGTGGAGCACTATCGGGAGCTGGC
It contains:
- a CDS encoding tetratricopeptide repeat protein codes for the protein MLAPIRPDPLADFVLARRLQEQPELLDRALPTVAEVAVHPAEAAQVVSRALDALVHLHDPYPTVAQAGLRQVQAYLDRILGESDLSPEAAWRFLYTLESELPYPDRTVLRRPLVAGVHQALLQRTPEGAGEERARLLNNLSGALSELGRRQEALQVTQEAVKHYRKLADRNPDAFLPNLAGSLNNLGMILSALGRWQEALQVTQEAVKHYRKLADHNRDAFLPNLATSLNNLGNILSELGRRQEALQATQEAVEHYRELADRNRDAFLPDLAMSLNNLGTRLSELGRRQEALQASQEAVKHYRELADRNPDAFLPDLAGSLNNLGTRLSELGRRQEALQASQ